Proteins from one Triticum aestivum cultivar Chinese Spring chromosome 7A, IWGSC CS RefSeq v2.1, whole genome shotgun sequence genomic window:
- the LOC123154076 gene encoding uncharacterized protein isoform X1, producing the protein MRPSRRRSSISDLFSLRVLSRISSWPLLSHRGICRTQPCTSVVTCISSVRSRHSMLHEAAVTTPLSSVSCTDVNLIKKTPRWTSAINNQGCETSACSVHKQGVQGQN; encoded by the exons ATGAGGCCGTCGCGCCGGAGGTCTTCCATCTCAGATTTGTTTTCTTTACG GGTGTTGTCAAGAATTTCATCATGGCCACTGCTTTCCCACCGAGGTATTTGCCGCACGCAGCCATGCACAAGTGTCGTCACTTGCATCTCCTCTGTGCGTTCCCGTCACTCCATGCTGCACGAGGCTGCAGTCACCACACCCTTGAGTAG TGTTTCTTGTACTGATGTTAACCTCATAAAAAAGACTCCCAGGTGGACATCTGCTATAAATAATCAG GGGTGTGAGACATCAGCATGCTCTGTACATAAGCAGGGAGTTCAGGGGCAGAACTGA
- the LOC123154076 gene encoding uncharacterized protein isoform X2, with amino-acid sequence MRPSRRRSSISDLFSLRVLSRISSWPLLSHRGICRTQPCTSVVTCISSVRSRHSMLHEAAVTTPLSSVSCTDVNLIKKTPRWTSAINNQSLRTIYLVGAN; translated from the exons ATGAGGCCGTCGCGCCGGAGGTCTTCCATCTCAGATTTGTTTTCTTTACG GGTGTTGTCAAGAATTTCATCATGGCCACTGCTTTCCCACCGAGGTATTTGCCGCACGCAGCCATGCACAAGTGTCGTCACTTGCATCTCCTCTGTGCGTTCCCGTCACTCCATGCTGCACGAGGCTGCAGTCACCACACCCTTGAGTAG TGTTTCTTGTACTGATGTTAACCTCATAAAAAAGACTCCCAGGTGGACATCTGCTATAAATAATCAG AGCTTAAGAACAATTTATTTGGTTGGAGCTAACTAA